The proteins below come from a single Bacteroidales bacterium genomic window:
- a CDS encoding HAMP domain-containing histidine kinase — protein sequence MDKKRFSILVAISAIALSGIMIIQLYGIRNAAMFQREQFAGSVQIGLKTVANRLLEMQVDTNVLLLQSCKYTQDFERQRILPLLISPAVEKLIDDEFQVLKIGLAYDYGVYRTPDDIIEKTSNVKSNRNLLDSPHFVSFSCIYDHEGYNLAVWFPNQKSLILQSILPWASLLFILIVVLVVSFYKIIRMFLIEKKLSDMKTDFVNNMTHEFKTPIASLSLAADMLLRSEVNSMPCQVQKYAKIISDENNRLKSRVEQVLHLTLVERGEFQLKMKQVDVHKVIDEGLKPYKLLIKQQKGNVTKRFTAQNTLLVADHDHLENVVSNLVDNAIKYSIGSPEITIETRNNDGGVYIAVEDRGIGISSEHQQDIFRRFYRVSTGNLHDAKGFGLGLFYVNTVVKAHHGNITVKSQPGKGSRFEVYIPSNGQATD from the coding sequence ATGGATAAGAAACGATTCTCCATTCTTGTTGCAATATCTGCCATCGCACTTTCCGGAATCATGATCATTCAATTGTATGGCATTCGCAATGCTGCCATGTTCCAGCGTGAGCAATTTGCCGGAAGCGTTCAGATAGGTTTGAAAACAGTTGCCAACCGCCTGCTTGAAATGCAGGTAGATACCAATGTACTTCTATTGCAATCATGTAAATATACTCAGGATTTTGAAAGACAGAGGATTCTACCACTGCTCATTTCCCCCGCTGTTGAAAAATTGATTGATGATGAGTTCCAAGTCCTGAAGATTGGCCTTGCCTACGATTACGGCGTTTACAGAACTCCGGATGATATTATTGAGAAGACAAGCAATGTGAAGTCAAACCGAAACCTGCTTGACTCACCGCATTTTGTATCTTTTTCCTGTATTTACGACCACGAAGGGTATAACCTCGCCGTCTGGTTCCCAAATCAGAAATCATTGATATTGCAGAGTATCTTACCGTGGGCTTCGTTGCTGTTCATCCTGATTGTTGTTCTGGTAGTATCATTTTATAAAATCATCCGAATGTTTTTGATTGAAAAGAAACTTTCGGATATGAAAACAGATTTTGTCAACAATATGACCCATGAATTTAAGACCCCCATTGCTTCGCTATCTCTTGCAGCGGATATGTTGCTAAGATCCGAAGTGAATAGCATGCCATGCCAGGTTCAGAAATATGCAAAGATTATCAGCGATGAAAATAATCGCCTGAAAAGCCGGGTGGAACAAGTGTTGCACCTGACCTTGGTGGAACGGGGTGAGTTTCAGTTGAAAATGAAACAGGTAGATGTTCACAAAGTGATTGATGAGGGCTTAAAGCCCTACAAACTACTTATAAAACAACAGAAAGGCAATGTGACCAAAAGGTTCACAGCCCAAAATACTTTATTGGTTGCCGATCACGACCACCTGGAGAATGTTGTTTCCAACCTTGTTGACAATGCCATCAAGTATTCTATCGGTTCACCTGAAATTACAATTGAAACCAGGAACAATGATGGGGGAGTGTATATTGCTGTTGAGGACAGAGGCATAGGCATTAGCAGCGAACACCAGCAGGATATTTTCCGCAGGTTTTACCGCGTTTCAACGGGCAATCTTCATGATGCCAAAGGCTTTGGGCTTGGTTTGTTTTACGTGAATACTGTTGTGAAGGCGCATCATGGCAATATAACCGTGAAAAGCCAACCAGGCAAAGGAAGCCGTTTTGAAGTTTATATACCATCGAACGGACAGGCAACCGATTAA
- a CDS encoding OsmC family protein, which translates to METARTIYLGELRTQATHLQSGTEIITDAPLDNQGKAEAFSPTDLVATALGSCMMTIMGIAARTHSFNVDGAKLRITKIMRSDPRRIAEVVIDIDFPPIEYTEKQKKILRICADTCPVALSLHPDVKQTITLNFI; encoded by the coding sequence ATGGAAACTGCGCGAACCATTTATCTTGGCGAACTGCGAACCCAGGCAACGCATCTTCAATCCGGAACCGAAATAATTACTGATGCACCCCTCGATAACCAGGGAAAAGCTGAAGCCTTCTCCCCCACCGATCTTGTTGCAACCGCCCTGGGAAGTTGTATGATGACAATCATGGGTATTGCTGCCCGAACCCACAGCTTTAATGTGGATGGCGCCAAACTGCGCATCACCAAAATTATGCGATCCGATCCGCGCCGCATTGCTGAAGTGGTGATTGACATTGATTTTCCACCCATCGAATACACCGAAAAACAGAAAAAAATTCTCAGAATCTGTGCCGATACGTGCCCTGTGGCACTTAGCCTGCACCCAGATGTAAAGCAAACCATAACACTGAACTTTATTTAA
- a CDS encoding thioesterase family protein, producing MEYNLKEGIKGYKEMMVVHEATAARFGSGLVEVFATPAMLALMEGTSQFSIQDLLPEGYITVGTEVNIKHLKATPKDKKVWCESELIKVEGRKLSFRVDAWDEQGKIGTGTHQRFIVHGATFMDKIAKG from the coding sequence ATGGAATATAATCTCAAAGAAGGAATAAAAGGTTACAAGGAGATGATGGTTGTGCATGAAGCAACAGCCGCAAGATTTGGCTCCGGACTGGTAGAAGTTTTTGCAACACCGGCGATGCTAGCATTGATGGAGGGCACCAGCCAGTTCAGCATTCAGGATTTATTGCCGGAAGGTTATATCACTGTTGGAACCGAAGTAAACATCAAACACCTGAAAGCCACGCCAAAAGACAAAAAAGTGTGGTGCGAATCAGAACTTATCAAAGTTGAAGGCCGCAAACTCAGCTTCCGGGTTGATGCCTGGGATGAGCAAGGCAAGATCGGCACCGGAACACACCAAAGGTTTATCGTACATGGGGCAACGTTTATGGATAAAATAGCGAAAGGATAA
- a CDS encoding four helix bundle protein produces the protein MKISRFEDLPVWQQARELYKIIFEITSRNLFFSDFKFRDQIRGSSGSIMDNIAEGFERGGNKEFIQFLSIAKGSCGECRSQCYRAFDSGYIDQQTLDDLISRTTSLSKNISGFMAYLKQSEMKGTKYK, from the coding sequence ATGAAAATTTCACGGTTTGAAGATTTGCCGGTATGGCAACAGGCAAGAGAGTTGTATAAAATTATTTTTGAGATCACCTCCCGAAATCTCTTTTTTAGTGATTTTAAGTTCCGTGATCAAATCAGAGGTTCAAGCGGATCAATCATGGACAACATAGCAGAAGGCTTTGAACGGGGAGGAAATAAAGAGTTCATTCAGTTTCTGAGTATCGCCAAGGGTTCCTGCGGAGAATGCCGTTCTCAATGTTACAGGGCATTTGATTCAGGATATATAGATCAGCAAACACTCGACGATTTGATTTCCAGAACAACATCCCTGAGTAAGAATATTTCCGGATTCATGGCATACCTGAAACAAAGTGAAATGAAAGGAACCAAATACAAATAA
- a CDS encoding DEAD/DEAH box helicase family protein, whose amino-acid sequence MFDSRIYAELLLPIPLPGYFTYAVPEELEGSLQVGMRVVVQFGKKKLYTALVREIHKKKPTISVKEIMAQMDKKPVVNALQFEFWEWLATYYMCTMGEVMNAALPPALKLSSESRIILNPDFDEDYSKLNEREYRIVNVLEQRKEINIGEAAQIAGQLKVIPLINSLIEKNAVQVFEEVVQRYKPKTEKHYQLSKTWQQDEKALGAMLDYLEKRAPKQSEVIQALLHHLDIADEPEKGIPKSTLAIEIPTADAALHSLVEKGLIDEVERKISRLETHDAIQSVRDIQLTEHQAEAYEKITTHFTNQMPVLLHGITSSGKTEIYIKLIDEALKRGKQVLYLLPEIALTTQIISRLRRFFGDVVGVYHSRYGEAERAEVWSRVRERGGEMEKWRNGEGPLPLYYNV is encoded by the coding sequence ATGTTCGATTCACGCATATATGCTGAGCTTTTACTTCCCATTCCCCTTCCGGGTTACTTTACCTATGCGGTGCCTGAGGAACTGGAAGGGAGTTTGCAGGTGGGCATGCGAGTGGTGGTGCAGTTTGGGAAAAAGAAGCTTTACACAGCTTTGGTTCGGGAAATTCATAAAAAAAAGCCAACTATTTCTGTTAAGGAGATCATGGCGCAAATGGATAAAAAGCCGGTTGTAAATGCCTTGCAATTTGAGTTCTGGGAATGGCTGGCCACTTACTACATGTGTACCATGGGTGAGGTGATGAACGCAGCCTTGCCGCCGGCCCTCAAACTCAGCAGCGAAAGCCGCATTATCTTAAACCCCGATTTTGACGAAGATTACAGCAAACTGAACGAACGCGAATACCGCATCGTTAATGTGCTTGAGCAGCGCAAAGAAATAAACATCGGCGAAGCGGCGCAAATTGCCGGGCAGTTGAAGGTAATTCCCCTGATCAATTCATTGATTGAAAAAAATGCCGTGCAGGTTTTTGAGGAAGTGGTGCAACGCTACAAACCAAAAACAGAGAAACATTATCAGCTTTCAAAAACCTGGCAGCAAGACGAAAAGGCGCTGGGCGCTATGCTCGATTATCTGGAAAAACGTGCCCCAAAGCAGAGCGAGGTAATACAGGCCCTGCTCCACCACCTTGATATAGCCGATGAACCGGAAAAAGGTATTCCTAAATCCACGCTGGCGATTGAAATTCCCACTGCCGATGCAGCCTTGCATTCGCTGGTTGAAAAAGGCCTGATTGATGAAGTGGAACGAAAAATCTCCCGGCTCGAAACCCATGATGCAATTCAGTCAGTTAGAGATATTCAGCTTACTGAACACCAGGCTGAGGCTTATGAAAAAATAACAACGCATTTTACGAACCAAATGCCGGTGCTGCTGCATGGCATCACTTCAAGCGGAAAGACTGAGATTTATATCAAACTCATTGATGAGGCGCTGAAGCGTGGTAAACAAGTCTTGTATCTACTGCCCGAAATCGCCCTTACCACCCAAATCATTAGTCGCCTGCGTCGATTTTTTGGCGATGTGGTGGGCGTGTATCATTCGCGTTACGGAGAAGCTGAAAGAGCTGAGGTATGGAGTCGTGTTCGGGAAAGAGGGGGAGAAATGGAGAAATGGAGAAATGGAGAAGGACCGTTACCATTGTATTACAATGTATGA
- the ccsA gene encoding cytochrome c biogenesis protein CcsA, protein MENFDGIEYVGEWALSGRIGHVFVLITVFTALLSAFYYWLSERKDGIEKQRLVKLGNWIYIFHSIALVGIGAMLVYLIFNHRFEFNYIWRYSSMSLQPRYVFASMWAGQEGSFWVWALLQGLTGLFIVIWVRNRKAPVMSVVALSQFFLTSMMLGIHVLGFKIGSSPFALLRNMPDYAGDAFFLNPNYISQIADGLGLNPLLENPWMVTHPPMLFLGYALFVVPYAYAIAGLLRKDYTGWIKPAMPWTIASLIALGTGILLGGRWAYESLTFGGFWAWDPVENASLVPWLVMVGALHFMLLNLRRKQYYRASFIFVFLGFLFILYATFLTRSGILAETSVHSFSADKKFQQLVVYMAVFFILPLFGLIKYWKKIPHIETDNLLSRDFFLFAGSIVLLLSSFQIIFATSIPVINAVLGTNMAPPSEPVDYYNSWQLPFAIMIAGLIGLANYLNYGKSDAGVFVRNLTFALIISAALTLAYSVFYPTRFLNLVLLGFSIFAAIASLDYMLRFVKKPQNLPSSITHIGFGIFLAAVVLTFTNERTISRDPVTRAEDVKLVKGQLARLGNYNVVYSGRTTEVNETHYTLDFLSVRPDSTYVLDFSLVPSINRHPQMGQVSNPATRHELFKDIYTYVSHAHEVDATDADGYSIMMQEMMKPGDTIIAMRSFVIFDSLRVEMPADGTEKISLHARFQIRSMMMPSREVWISYHLDEENERFEDAHIEELEMKMRFESVTEQPKTILLGIYAKSEDHIILRAIIFPYISMLWLGAFIMLGGFIWALVRRIRGARSTSQNNIL, encoded by the coding sequence ATGGAAAATTTTGATGGGATCGAGTATGTTGGCGAATGGGCCTTATCAGGCCGGATTGGCCATGTATTTGTTTTGATTACGGTGTTCACTGCCTTGCTCTCAGCTTTTTATTACTGGCTGTCAGAACGCAAAGATGGGATCGAAAAGCAGAGGTTAGTTAAGCTGGGAAATTGGATCTATATATTTCACTCCATTGCGCTTGTGGGCATTGGAGCAATGCTTGTTTACCTGATCTTCAACCACAGGTTCGAATTTAATTATATATGGCGTTACAGCTCCATGTCGTTACAGCCGAGATATGTTTTTGCCAGCATGTGGGCCGGGCAGGAAGGTAGTTTCTGGGTCTGGGCTTTACTCCAGGGTCTAACTGGCTTATTTATAGTCATCTGGGTTCGCAATCGCAAAGCGCCTGTAATGTCGGTAGTGGCATTATCGCAGTTTTTCCTCACCTCAATGATGCTGGGCATCCATGTGCTGGGATTTAAGATTGGCAGCAGTCCGTTTGCATTGTTGCGCAACATGCCTGATTATGCCGGCGATGCATTTTTCCTGAACCCAAATTACATCTCACAAATTGCGGATGGGCTCGGACTTAACCCTTTGCTGGAGAATCCATGGATGGTCACTCACCCTCCAATGCTTTTCCTGGGGTATGCACTTTTTGTTGTTCCTTACGCTTATGCAATTGCAGGATTATTACGCAAAGATTATACAGGATGGATAAAACCAGCTATGCCATGGACAATTGCATCGCTGATTGCCCTTGGTACCGGAATTCTATTAGGTGGCCGCTGGGCATACGAATCGCTTACTTTCGGAGGTTTCTGGGCCTGGGATCCTGTTGAAAATGCATCATTGGTTCCCTGGCTTGTCATGGTTGGAGCCTTACATTTCATGCTGCTCAATCTGCGCCGGAAACAATATTATCGCGCCAGCTTTATATTTGTTTTTCTTGGTTTCCTCTTTATACTTTATGCGACGTTTTTAACAAGGAGTGGTATTCTTGCCGAAACCTCGGTACACTCATTCAGCGCCGATAAAAAATTCCAGCAACTGGTTGTTTACATGGCCGTATTTTTCATTTTGCCATTGTTCGGACTGATAAAGTACTGGAAAAAAATCCCACATATTGAAACGGACAATCTGTTGTCGCGCGATTTCTTCCTGTTTGCCGGTAGCATCGTATTGCTGCTTTCATCATTCCAGATAATCTTTGCCACCTCAATTCCGGTTATCAATGCTGTGCTTGGAACCAATATGGCGCCGCCGTCTGAACCGGTTGATTATTATAATAGCTGGCAATTGCCATTTGCAATTATGATTGCCGGACTCATCGGCCTGGCGAATTACCTGAACTACGGGAAAAGTGATGCAGGCGTGTTCGTAAGGAATCTCACATTCGCATTGATAATCTCAGCGGCGCTTACCTTAGCATATTCTGTATTTTATCCTACCCGTTTTCTGAACCTTGTGCTTTTAGGTTTTTCAATTTTCGCAGCCATTGCATCATTGGATTATATGCTCAGGTTTGTGAAGAAGCCTCAAAACCTTCCTTCTTCGATAACCCATATTGGCTTTGGTATTTTCCTGGCAGCAGTTGTACTCACTTTTACCAATGAAAGAACCATCTCCCGCGATCCTGTAACCCGGGCCGAAGATGTGAAACTTGTCAAAGGTCAGTTAGCCCGCCTTGGCAATTACAACGTTGTTTACAGTGGCCGTACAACCGAAGTAAATGAAACCCATTACACGCTCGATTTCTTGTCTGTGCGACCCGATAGCACTTATGTGCTGGATTTCTCATTGGTTCCATCAATCAATCGCCATCCGCAAATGGGCCAGGTGAGCAATCCTGCTACACGGCATGAATTATTTAAAGACATCTACACTTATGTGAGCCATGCCCACGAAGTTGACGCCACCGATGCCGATGGGTACAGCATTATGATGCAGGAAATGATGAAACCTGGCGACACCATAATTGCGATGCGGAGTTTTGTTATTTTTGATAGCCTGAGGGTTGAAATGCCAGCCGATGGTACTGAGAAGATCAGCCTGCATGCCCGCTTCCAGATCAGGAGCATGATGATGCCTTCGCGTGAAGTTTGGATCAGTTATCACCTTGATGAAGAAAATGAGCGGTTTGAAGATGCCCACATCGAGGAACTGGAAATGAAAATGCGGTTCGAAAGTGTAACCGAGCAACCAAAAACCATTTTGCTGGGAATTTATGCCAAATCCGAAGATCATATTATTCTGCGTGCAATTATCTTTCCCTACATAAGTATGCTCTGGCTTGGCGCTTTTATCATGTTGGGCGGGTTTATCTGGGCGCTGGTAAGACGGATCAGAGGAGCACGCTCAACAAGCCAGAATAATATCTTGTAA
- a CDS encoding DUF3078 domain-containing protein: protein MRRICLLLFWIGLLYFSSVNAQNNEEVVFIEKDTISSEPIVFEPASASEYINNLLKLNNLWRSDKDTLRQSLSRLIEHFNEPFDSVRIRLSSFPYDATEFTLTEISLNDTLPVRWLEEDVFIIDTMLLEKDPVVQRQIITMRTIDIDALVLTLPENTSDLKAMIDSIFWSTTRVMDTITEVYVDYKYLESKNVPVHSIESGTIVPPLLPPGSGKTARFLADSTNIVITETWQVIMANDESPFYIVPDGKMPDSLKSAVETLLTHTFERDSIQMFINDVRGQRKPFWLGSAKDDLYRFWVRNAENDSITIWLGNPAKYDLTMILEDDIRVERMQKKTADDIPIVAITPDRTLAKLSPFKETPVHWSYSLVNAFSLNQNYLANWSKGGQSSLSGMIDVKGEAKYANKASGATWTNIGRIRYGSIRTKEQGVRTSTDIVELNSQYNRVMANKLDFSSIFYAKTQLAKGYNYPNDSVVISKFLNPGTFTIGVGVEYKPFKETLMNFSVLSYKNTFVLDTTNISQTTHGVEIGKRAKQEMGGQLMIRNKALIMDGLSITNAIRLFSNYIDKPQNVDVDWEMNIDKQINWLFTIRLNLHLIYDDDIRFPVLDANDEPVLLPDGSPRKVAKTQFNQFLGLTLSLRM from the coding sequence ATGCGTCGGATTTGCTTGCTGTTATTTTGGATTGGTTTATTGTATTTTAGCAGTGTTAATGCACAAAACAACGAAGAAGTAGTCTTTATTGAAAAAGACACAATTTCGTCAGAACCCATTGTGTTTGAACCGGCCTCAGCATCGGAATATATTAACAACCTTCTGAAGCTGAATAATCTTTGGAGATCGGATAAGGATACTTTGAGGCAATCTCTTTCAAGATTGATTGAGCATTTCAATGAACCTTTCGACAGTGTAAGAATTCGTCTTTCAAGCTTCCCATATGATGCAACAGAATTTACCCTCACGGAAATTTCATTGAATGATACTTTGCCAGTGAGGTGGCTGGAAGAAGATGTTTTTATTATTGATACAATGCTTCTTGAAAAAGATCCTGTTGTTCAGCGCCAAATCATCACCATGCGGACAATTGATATTGATGCCCTCGTCCTTACATTGCCTGAAAATACCTCGGATCTGAAAGCCATGATTGATTCCATTTTCTGGTCAACAACGCGTGTAATGGACACGATTACTGAAGTGTATGTTGATTATAAATACCTCGAATCCAAAAACGTTCCGGTTCACAGTATAGAAAGCGGCACTATTGTTCCGCCTTTGCTGCCTCCCGGAAGTGGAAAAACAGCCCGTTTTCTGGCCGATTCCACCAACATCGTCATTACTGAAACCTGGCAGGTTATCATGGCCAACGACGAGTCGCCATTTTATATAGTTCCTGACGGCAAAATGCCCGATTCCCTGAAGTCTGCCGTTGAAACTTTGTTGACCCATACCTTCGAACGCGACTCAATACAGATGTTCATAAACGATGTCAGAGGCCAGAGAAAACCATTCTGGCTTGGTTCGGCAAAAGATGATCTTTACCGGTTTTGGGTCAGAAACGCAGAAAATGACTCTATTACAATCTGGCTCGGAAACCCTGCAAAGTATGACCTGACCATGATCCTTGAGGATGATATTCGTGTGGAGCGCATGCAAAAGAAAACAGCGGATGATATTCCTATTGTTGCCATTACACCCGACAGGACATTGGCAAAACTCAGTCCTTTTAAAGAAACCCCGGTGCATTGGAGTTATAGTTTGGTAAACGCTTTTTCACTGAACCAGAATTACCTGGCAAACTGGTCGAAGGGTGGACAGAGTTCCTTATCGGGCATGATTGATGTGAAGGGCGAAGCGAAATACGCGAACAAAGCTTCAGGGGCTACATGGACAAACATCGGAAGAATCAGATACGGTTCCATCAGAACCAAAGAGCAAGGGGTTAGAACCAGTACCGATATTGTTGAGCTGAATTCTCAGTATAACAGAGTAATGGCGAATAAGCTGGACTTCAGTTCAATTTTTTATGCGAAAACACAGTTGGCCAAAGGATACAATTATCCTAATGATTCAGTAGTAATTTCAAAATTCCTAAACCCAGGAACCTTTACCATTGGGGTAGGCGTTGAATACAAACCTTTTAAGGAAACGCTCATGAACTTTTCTGTGCTATCCTATAAAAACACTTTTGTACTGGACACAACAAATATCAGCCAGACAACACATGGCGTTGAAATTGGCAAACGGGCGAAGCAGGAAATGGGTGGCCAGCTTATGATCAGGAACAAAGCCCTCATTATGGATGGTCTGAGTATTACCAACGCAATCCGCCTTTTCTCAAACTATATTGATAAACCTCAGAACGTGGATGTGGATTGGGAAATGAACATTGACAAACAAATTAACTGGCTATTCACGATTCGTTTGAACCTGCACCTGATCTATGACGATGATATCCGGTTCCCGGTACTCGATGCGAACGATGAACCCGTTCTGTTGCCTGATGGCAGCCCCCGAAAAGTTGCAAAAACACAGTTCAATCAGTTTCTTGGACTAACCTTGTCCCTCAGGATGTAA
- a CDS encoding tetratricopeptide repeat protein has product MKNLLLILLLTIVFGGCAVMQPLQKRKLIAVYHLIETAKYAEAKIEVEELIDDKEAAQWPKTWYTRGVLSQIAYREGIRKNDRKLSELYPDQLYVTLESFNHTLALDKSGRFEKQLAPRYILLANDFQVLGERHFGSKKYAEALRAFEQALAISEKPVFSLQADTNLLYNTALAAFESKNWDKAIIYFGRLHDQRHSANVAHLLFKAHLQKGDTLAAEKVMAEGIERYEDDHELVLLLSDLYFTRNDTAAALLTLEDAIRENPDRQIFHYTKGLIYQKTGRYTDAIASYNEAIVLAPAELMAYVNIATCYYNIGVGIDENARSIMNGTRAREEKAKSTAAYETAVSWLEKAYATNPKDKEILAKLSEILKMIRIPETAGNP; this is encoded by the coding sequence ATGAAGAACTTGCTTCTTATCTTATTACTAACCATTGTTTTTGGCGGATGCGCAGTGATGCAGCCTTTGCAAAAGCGTAAGCTTATTGCTGTTTATCATCTGATTGAAACGGCCAAATATGCTGAGGCTAAAATCGAAGTTGAGGAACTTATTGATGACAAAGAAGCAGCACAATGGCCCAAAACATGGTATACCCGGGGCGTGCTCAGCCAAATTGCCTATCGTGAAGGGATCAGGAAAAATGACAGAAAGCTCTCTGAACTTTATCCCGATCAGCTTTATGTTACCCTGGAATCGTTTAACCACACGCTTGCACTGGATAAATCTGGACGCTTTGAAAAGCAACTGGCGCCCAGGTACATCCTTCTGGCCAATGATTTCCAGGTGCTGGGCGAACGGCATTTCGGCAGTAAGAAATATGCAGAGGCGCTGCGGGCTTTTGAGCAGGCATTGGCAATTTCTGAAAAACCTGTTTTTTCGCTGCAGGCAGATACCAACCTGTTGTATAATACCGCGCTGGCGGCTTTTGAAAGCAAAAACTGGGATAAGGCCATCATCTATTTCGGCAGGCTGCATGATCAGCGGCATTCGGCAAATGTAGCCCACCTGCTGTTCAAAGCACATCTCCAGAAAGGCGACACCCTTGCAGCAGAAAAGGTGATGGCAGAAGGTATCGAACGCTACGAAGACGATCATGAACTGGTTTTATTGCTTAGCGATCTTTATTTCACGAGAAACGATACCGCTGCTGCCCTGCTCACACTTGAAGATGCGATCCGGGAAAACCCTGACCGCCAAATATTTCATTACACGAAAGGATTGATTTATCAGAAAACCGGTCGCTATACTGATGCAATCGCCTCGTACAATGAAGCCATAGTACTAGCTCCTGCTGAGCTGATGGCTTACGTTAACATAGCCACCTGCTATTATAATATTGGGGTCGGAATTGATGAAAACGCCAGATCAATCATGAACGGCACAAGAGCCAGGGAAGAAAAAGCAAAATCAACAGCAGCTTATGAAACTGCAGTCAGTTGGCTTGAAAAAGCTTATGCCACGAACCCGAAAGACAAGGAAATTCTCGCAAAGCTTAGCGAAATTTTAAAAATGATCCGTATTCCTGAAACAGCAGGAAATCCTTAA